One genomic window of Methanosarcina acetivorans C2A includes the following:
- a CDS encoding DUF1670 domain-containing protein, which produces MVVKIPKEYLSTFNRQLQTQLYNELMQDYSFPRAVCRSLSELFISYIDLYFSSQRKESQVIFHGVSKDVPPGVPVDEMNLVSVSITIYDPEDCKVKNQRELLDKRIMRISNEAHTQGALLTQAGIAILLGESTKTISRHIEALEENGELVPTRGKWKDIGPGVSHKKRILELYLKGYEYTEIERKTQHSGEAIMRYVKDFARIMVLTEEGFEDEELRIITGLSEKTIQEYKELIETYSTEEHQERLDQLHSIFGKKETSRTNTETGPKNSSGRWSR; this is translated from the coding sequence ATGGTCGTTAAAATCCCAAAAGAATATCTCTCAACTTTTAATCGCCAATTACAGACACAACTTTACAATGAACTGATGCAGGATTATTCCTTTCCTCGTGCTGTCTGCAGATCGCTGTCTGAACTCTTCATTTCCTATATTGATCTATATTTCAGCAGCCAGCGCAAAGAAAGCCAAGTTATCTTCCATGGAGTTTCCAAAGACGTTCCTCCTGGCGTACCAGTTGACGAAATGAATCTGGTTTCTGTCAGTATCACCATCTATGACCCTGAAGACTGCAAAGTTAAGAACCAGCGAGAGCTGCTGGATAAACGGATCATGCGCATAAGTAATGAAGCACACACTCAGGGCGCTTTGCTCACCCAGGCTGGCATAGCAATTCTTCTGGGAGAGAGTACAAAGACAATTTCACGACATATAGAAGCGCTGGAAGAGAATGGGGAACTGGTGCCAACCAGAGGAAAATGGAAGGATATAGGTCCCGGAGTAAGCCACAAAAAACGGATTCTGGAGCTATATCTTAAAGGGTATGAATATACCGAGATTGAGAGAAAGACCCAACATAGTGGCGAAGCCATAATGCGTTATGTAAAGGATTTTGCAAGAATTATGGTGCTGACGGAAGAGGGATTCGAAGATGAAGAACTCAGGATCATAACAGGGCTTTCTGAAAAAACAATTCAGGAATACAAAGAGCTGATTGAGACTTATTCTACCGAGGAACATCAGGAACGTTTAGACCAGCTTCATAGCATTTTTGGAAAAAAAGAGACCAGCAGAACGAACACGGAAACAGGTCCAAAAAACAGTTCGGGGAGATGGAGCAGATGA
- a CDS encoding cytochrome c biogenesis CcdA family protein: protein MSVTKGTLAFMSIFLLLSPASGSFIPTANGSNGYFYEISNSIEVLLLETIEPPALLFIPESSDPLTGSRDGNNKHLEKMSPFLILIAGILAGFNPCLLAVMAFLASVTLAQTGGRKEMLKITLGFSAGIFTMYMFAGISILSTVSFLPEFRSHFTAITILLTALLGFWHIYDAYWLRTHAKSTFKTPKSLKDFMSRMGEKNLLLLSFLAGSMFSLVKAPCVGAIYLSILSMLAVKTDIIRGIAYMGIYNFGLLLPVMCLGLLLSFGLSPKKVTEFREKRRVEIRLITGLILIVLALLMQLRIL from the coding sequence ATGTCTGTAACTAAAGGAACTCTTGCATTCATGTCTATTTTTTTGTTACTGAGCCCTGCTTCCGGTTCGTTCATCCCAACGGCAAACGGGTCAAATGGCTATTTTTACGAAATCTCAAACTCAATAGAAGTTCTCCTGCTGGAAACCATCGAACCCCCTGCCCTGCTTTTCATCCCTGAGTCCTCGGATCCCCTCACAGGAAGCAGAGATGGAAACAATAAGCACCTTGAGAAAATGAGCCCTTTTTTAATCCTGATAGCGGGCATCCTTGCAGGTTTTAACCCTTGCCTGCTTGCAGTAATGGCTTTTCTGGCTTCTGTCACTCTTGCTCAGACAGGAGGTAGAAAAGAGATGCTCAAAATCACCCTGGGCTTTTCTGCGGGCATTTTCACCATGTACATGTTTGCAGGAATAAGCATTTTGAGTACTGTCAGTTTCCTGCCTGAATTCCGGAGCCATTTTACGGCGATTACGATCCTGCTGACCGCCTTGCTTGGGTTCTGGCACATTTATGATGCTTATTGGCTTAGAACACATGCAAAGTCGACCTTCAAGACTCCGAAATCCCTGAAGGACTTTATGAGCCGTATGGGTGAAAAAAACCTCCTGCTTCTGTCCTTTCTCGCAGGGAGTATGTTTTCTCTGGTCAAGGCTCCCTGCGTAGGGGCAATCTATCTCTCAATCCTGAGTATGCTGGCAGTAAAAACCGATATTATAAGAGGAATAGCCTACATGGGGATCTACAACTTTGGCCTTCTGCTCCCTGTAATGTGCCTTGGTCTTTTACTGTCCTTCGGGTTGAGCCCTAAAAAAGTCACCGAATTCCGTGAAAAAAGAAGGGTGGAGATAAGGCTGATAACAGGGCTGATACTCATTGTCCTTGCCCTGCTGATGCAGCTCAGGATACTCTAA
- a CDS encoding NOG1 family protein, with protein sequence MMIFEKIHTVPTSEELTNKAFKRAARAMSGKTIEGRESRLRANESMVLTAANIFTDNLANIVRRFPSFEQLPRFYYELTDILVGVEKLKMSLASVDWASRKIHEVARSYVGKMRDADTPDPVRKEAFGRLASIIKSINKDLLFLNEARNILRKLPDVQDEPTIVIAGYPNVGKSSFVSKITGASPEIAPYPFTTKGVTIGHFIRDGIRYQVMDTPGLLDRPMAERNDIERQAITAIHFLDAVVMFIMDPSESCGYEIEDQKRLLAEIRENFDLPLLVVANKADRPEFRKMDEIELNISTITGEGIEEVMDRLLEMIEEKRLRASEEPSTEEPDEESTL encoded by the coding sequence ATGATGATATTTGAAAAAATTCACACAGTTCCTACTTCCGAGGAGTTAACTAATAAAGCTTTCAAACGGGCAGCAAGAGCAATGTCCGGGAAAACTATTGAGGGGAGGGAAAGCCGGCTCAGAGCTAACGAGTCTATGGTGCTGACGGCTGCAAACATTTTCACGGATAACCTTGCAAACATAGTCCGGCGCTTTCCAAGTTTTGAACAGCTACCCAGATTTTATTATGAACTGACCGATATCCTTGTGGGCGTAGAAAAACTCAAAATGTCTCTGGCCTCCGTAGACTGGGCAAGCAGGAAGATCCATGAGGTGGCAAGAAGCTATGTAGGAAAAATGCGGGATGCAGATACTCCCGATCCTGTCAGGAAAGAAGCCTTCGGAAGGCTTGCCTCCATAATCAAGTCCATCAATAAGGACCTACTCTTTCTGAATGAAGCCAGAAACATCCTCAGGAAACTCCCTGATGTTCAGGACGAACCCACAATTGTAATTGCGGGCTACCCAAACGTAGGAAAATCAAGTTTTGTTTCGAAAATTACCGGAGCAAGCCCGGAAATAGCCCCATATCCCTTCACAACAAAAGGAGTAACAATCGGCCACTTCATACGGGACGGAATCCGTTATCAGGTCATGGATACCCCCGGGCTCCTTGACCGTCCGATGGCTGAGAGAAACGATATCGAACGCCAGGCAATCACAGCAATCCACTTCCTGGATGCGGTTGTAATGTTCATTATGGACCCGAGTGAGAGTTGCGGATATGAGATTGAAGACCAGAAACGCCTGCTTGCCGAAATCAGGGAAAACTTTGACCTACCCCTGCTCGTGGTTGCCAACAAAGCCGATAGGCCGGAGTTCAGGAAAATGGATGAGATCGAGCTGAACATCTCCACAATTACCGGAGAAGGAATCGAAGAAGTAATGGACAGGCTTCTGGAAATGATTGAAGAAAAGCGCCTTCGGGCTTCAGAAGAGCCCTCAACGGAAGAACCGGATGAGGAGTCCACGCTCTGA
- a CDS encoding CBS domain-containing protein: MELTPIQKDIIIALINLQRQKDRAIKGEEIAEVIQRNPGTVRNQMQLLKALGLVEGVPGPKGGYKPTGAAYDALRIQQLKNESVVPIYRNNVIVNGATAAEISFTTVRNPDACNGVIRVIGNIKDFVMDDKLQVGPTPVNRLIVRGEVTGRDDTNNSILFNITEMISLPKKHVKHYMKYPPLLVNLNASIQEATRLFIRNNVHGAPVEDKGKIVGIITYTDIAHAIAQGKPNVKVKDIMTKELITVDGDMQLYDVVKLFHKYNVGRLIVTINGVPKGTLSKTDVLNELAVY, translated from the coding sequence ATGGAACTCACTCCGATTCAAAAAGACATTATTATTGCATTAATCAACCTTCAGCGGCAAAAAGACAGGGCAATTAAAGGGGAAGAAATTGCCGAAGTTATCCAGCGAAACCCTGGTACGGTCCGCAACCAGATGCAGTTACTAAAGGCTCTTGGGCTGGTTGAAGGCGTACCCGGGCCAAAGGGAGGTTATAAACCAACAGGGGCAGCATATGATGCTTTACGCATCCAGCAGTTGAAAAACGAATCCGTTGTTCCAATCTACAGGAATAATGTGATCGTTAACGGGGCAACAGCTGCAGAAATCAGCTTTACGACCGTCCGGAATCCCGATGCATGTAATGGAGTAATAAGGGTAATAGGTAATATCAAGGACTTTGTAATGGATGACAAGCTGCAGGTAGGGCCAACCCCCGTAAACCGCCTCATAGTCCGGGGGGAAGTTACGGGGAGAGACGACACCAACAACTCAATTCTTTTTAACATCACAGAAATGATCTCTCTGCCTAAAAAGCATGTCAAACATTATATGAAGTATCCTCCGCTGCTTGTGAACCTCAATGCCAGTATCCAGGAAGCAACAAGGCTTTTTATCCGGAATAACGTACACGGAGCCCCTGTAGAAGACAAAGGAAAAATCGTAGGGATAATTACCTATACTGATATTGCACACGCCATTGCCCAGGGAAAGCCCAATGTCAAGGTCAAGGACATAATGACAAAAGAGCTGATAACGGTTGACGGGGACATGCAGCTCTATGATGTGGTAAAACTCTTCCACAAGTATAATGTGGGAAGGCTTATTGTAACAATCAACGGAGTTCCCAAGGGGACCCTGTCAAAAACCGATGTTCTGAACGAACTTGCTGTATATTGA
- the hisE gene encoding phosphoribosyl-ATP diphosphatase: MPEADLSILNRVYDIILDRKENYDENSYVCKLLNHRKGMNKILEKVGEESIETILAVRNEDHKEIVSESSDLIFHLLVLLAANNVTLDEIAGELSARHEKMKRD, encoded by the coding sequence ATGCCGGAGGCTGACTTATCCATTTTAAACAGGGTGTACGATATAATCCTGGACCGAAAAGAGAACTATGACGAAAATTCATATGTCTGCAAACTCCTGAACCACCGCAAAGGTATGAATAAAATCCTTGAGAAAGTGGGAGAGGAATCCATTGAAACCATCCTTGCAGTCAGGAATGAAGACCATAAAGAAATCGTCTCGGAAAGCTCGGATCTGATTTTCCATCTGCTGGTACTGCTCGCCGCAAACAACGTTACCCTTGACGAGATTGCAGGCGAGCTCAGTGCCAGACACGAAAAAATGAAAAGAGACTGA
- a CDS encoding 3-isopropylmalate dehydratase large subunit, whose amino-acid sequence MTVSEKIFSKASGTPVKAGDFVLANIDLAMTHDITGPLAVQGFYEIMRDEEEKKVWDPSKIVIIFDHQVPADSINAAENHIMLRKFAKEQGILNYDVYEGVCHQVLPEKGHVLPGDLIVGSDSHTCAYGSLGAFSTGIGSTDMAAVFATGKLWFRVPETFRFEVEGKLPERVYSKDLILHLIGDVGVEGARYMAAEYAGSTIRSLSIPERMTISNMAIEMGGKAGIIEADEVTEAYLQERIPGYKLDPYWKSDEEAKYLDIRHYDVSDLEPQVACPHNVDNVKSVSEVEGTKLDQVFMGSCTNGRFEDIKIMADIMGDEPVAKGVRLLVVPASKTEYMKLLKAGYVEKLMNAGAIVEAPCCGPCMGGSFGLLGPGEVGLATSNRNFKGREGSAESFVYLSSPATAGASALTGEITDPRKV is encoded by the coding sequence ATGACCGTTTCGGAGAAGATCTTTTCGAAGGCCTCCGGAACTCCCGTGAAAGCCGGGGATTTCGTACTGGCAAACATAGACCTGGCAATGACCCACGACATCACAGGTCCGCTGGCAGTCCAGGGCTTTTACGAAATCATGAGAGATGAAGAAGAAAAAAAAGTCTGGGACCCCAGCAAAATCGTAATCATTTTCGATCACCAGGTCCCTGCAGACTCAATTAATGCCGCAGAAAACCACATCATGCTCAGGAAGTTTGCAAAAGAGCAGGGCATTTTAAATTATGATGTGTACGAGGGAGTCTGCCATCAGGTTCTGCCCGAAAAAGGGCATGTACTGCCCGGAGACCTTATTGTGGGCTCTGACTCTCATACCTGCGCATACGGTTCTTTAGGGGCATTTTCTACCGGTATAGGATCTACTGACATGGCAGCTGTTTTTGCTACAGGCAAACTCTGGTTCAGGGTTCCCGAGACCTTCCGTTTTGAAGTTGAAGGCAAACTGCCAGAGCGCGTTTACTCCAAAGACCTTATCCTGCACCTCATCGGGGATGTAGGAGTGGAAGGTGCCAGATATATGGCAGCCGAGTATGCAGGTTCGACCATCCGTTCCCTTTCCATTCCCGAGCGCATGACCATCTCCAACATGGCAATAGAGATGGGAGGAAAGGCAGGAATTATCGAAGCCGACGAAGTTACCGAAGCATACCTTCAGGAGAGGATTCCGGGCTACAAACTTGACCCATACTGGAAGTCCGATGAAGAGGCTAAATACCTGGACATCAGGCACTACGATGTCTCCGACCTTGAACCCCAGGTAGCCTGTCCCCACAATGTCGATAACGTGAAGTCGGTAAGTGAAGTTGAGGGCACGAAGCTTGACCAGGTCTTTATGGGCTCCTGCACGAATGGCAGGTTTGAAGACATAAAGATAATGGCTGATATCATGGGCGACGAACCTGTAGCAAAAGGTGTGCGTCTCCTTGTTGTGCCTGCTTCGAAAACCGAATATATGAAACTGTTAAAAGCCGGATATGTTGAAAAACTCATGAATGCCGGCGCAATCGTAGAAGCTCCCTGCTGCGGACCCTGTATGGGTGGCTCTTTCGGCCTGCTCGGCCCGGGAGAAGTCGGGCTTGCAACCTCTAACCGTAACTTCAAGGGTAGAGAAGGCAGCGCCGAATCGTTCGTCTACCTTTCTTCTCCTGCAACCGCAGGAGCATCCGCCCTTACGGGAGAAATTACCGACCCCAGGAAGGTTTGA